A window from bacterium encodes these proteins:
- a CDS encoding D-alanyl-D-alanine carboxypeptidase family protein yields the protein MPNRFYTAADCGPGGDLTKCHLLLSEVRCHDDAGDPCADCGGEVKLLVETAWGFKAIREALGQPIKVTSGYRCRKHQERLFEAAVAKYGSRSEAAKRVAPPGASPHEYAAALDCHQNAMTPRAFRDFVAKLLSGDCRLGLYESFVHFDRAHYLNPNPDPAHFRRGARWGRA from the coding sequence ATGCCGAACCGATTCTACACCGCCGCCGATTGCGGGCCGGGCGGAGATCTCACCAAGTGCCACCTGCTGCTCAGCGAGGTGCGGTGCCACGACGACGCGGGTGACCCGTGCGCCGACTGTGGCGGCGAGGTCAAGCTGCTGGTCGAGACCGCCTGGGGCTTCAAGGCCATCCGAGAGGCCCTTGGCCAGCCCATCAAGGTGACGTCGGGCTATCGCTGCCGCAAGCACCAGGAACGGCTCTTCGAGGCTGCGGTCGCGAAGTACGGTTCCAGGTCCGAGGCCGCCAAGCGCGTCGCACCGCCCGGAGCTAGCCCCCATGAGTATGCCGCGGCCCTGGATTGCCACCAGAATGCCATGACCCCACGGGCCTTCCGGGACTTCGTAGCCAAGCTGTTGAGTGGCGATTGCCGACTCGGCCTGTACGAGAGCTTCGTCCACTTCGACCGGGCCCACTACCTGAACCCCAACCCCGACCCCGCTCACTTCCGCCGCGGGGCCAGGTGGGGCCGCGCCTGA
- a CDS encoding DEAD/DEAH box helicase, translating into MSPFDRLHAAVQYHVVNSLGWASLRPIQEASIPPIMDGRSILLLAPTAGGKTEAAVIPILSKMLSEEWHHLSVLYVCPIKALLNNLEPRIQQYCSLLGRRAALWHGDISDSQRRRILKDPPDILLTTPESLEAMLISTRCDHEVLFGGLRAIIIDELHAFAGDDRGWHLMAVLERLGRLAGRDLQRVGLSATVGNPEELATWLVGAERPAAQVVKVEGVSSQAPEVVIDYVGSLENAALVISRMHHGEKRLVFCDSRARVELLAASLRQLEVETYVSHGSLGLDERRRAEAAFAAGTNCVIVATSTLELGLDVGDLDRVIQIDAPRTVSSFLQRMGRTGRRAGSRRNCLFLATDPDAVLRAAGLLRLWQQGFVEPAVSPLHPWHLFAQQVMALVLQEGGLARSEWHDWLHCMSAFHAMPPEAVATILGFMIESEVLFEDEGLLGFGKRGEQLFGRQHFMDLVSAFTAPPLFVIRHGRTELGQVHPSSFQEREGRPPTLLLGGRSWVILEIDWNARIAWVEPTKEGGKSRWEGSSLALHAPLCRSIRAVLAGDHVEEWLSNRARELFAKVQSDHDWCREGETAIVRDVRGRVRWWTFAGMLANRMLANGLEAQGLPVRSLDNYSISFRDADPEAVRAALSNLSPDSLTPNVPEKAIDELKFSAALPPTIAQHVLGERWSDLNSAQVAQGEPSRVIYHATK; encoded by the coding sequence TTGAGTCCCTTCGACCGTCTACACGCAGCCGTCCAGTACCACGTGGTCAACTCGCTCGGTTGGGCGAGCCTGCGCCCCATTCAGGAGGCTTCGATTCCTCCAATCATGGACGGACGGTCCATCCTCTTGCTCGCTCCGACGGCGGGCGGAAAAACCGAGGCAGCCGTCATACCCATCCTCTCGAAGATGCTCAGCGAGGAGTGGCATCACCTGTCGGTGCTCTACGTGTGTCCGATCAAGGCGCTGCTCAACAACCTCGAACCACGCATCCAGCAATACTGCTCGCTCTTGGGGCGCCGTGCAGCCCTCTGGCATGGCGACATTTCCGACAGCCAACGTCGGCGCATTCTCAAGGATCCGCCGGACATCCTCCTGACGACCCCCGAGTCGCTCGAAGCCATGCTCATTTCCACCCGTTGTGACCATGAGGTGCTTTTCGGGGGGCTCCGGGCCATCATCATCGATGAGTTGCATGCCTTCGCTGGAGACGATCGTGGCTGGCATCTTATGGCGGTGCTCGAGCGACTCGGACGACTGGCGGGACGTGACTTGCAGCGGGTGGGGTTGTCAGCCACCGTCGGCAATCCCGAGGAACTGGCGACCTGGCTGGTTGGGGCCGAGCGTCCGGCTGCACAGGTGGTGAAGGTGGAAGGAGTCTCTTCACAGGCCCCGGAGGTCGTCATCGACTACGTGGGATCGTTGGAGAACGCGGCGCTGGTCATCAGCCGCATGCACCATGGCGAGAAGCGTCTGGTGTTTTGTGACAGCCGGGCCCGCGTCGAGCTCCTGGCCGCCTCATTGCGCCAGCTGGAAGTGGAGACCTACGTCTCACACGGATCCTTGGGGCTTGATGAGAGGCGACGGGCGGAGGCCGCCTTCGCGGCAGGAACGAACTGTGTGATCGTCGCGACCAGCACCCTGGAGCTGGGGCTGGATGTGGGAGACCTCGACCGCGTCATTCAGATCGATGCGCCGCGAACCGTCTCCTCCTTCCTGCAGCGCATGGGGCGAACCGGGAGGCGAGCCGGTTCGCGGCGCAACTGCCTCTTTCTCGCAACGGACCCCGACGCGGTCTTACGCGCAGCAGGGCTCCTGCGGCTCTGGCAGCAAGGCTTCGTTGAACCTGCCGTTTCACCGCTTCATCCGTGGCACCTCTTCGCTCAACAGGTGATGGCGCTGGTGCTGCAGGAGGGCGGTCTTGCGCGCTCAGAGTGGCACGACTGGCTGCACTGTATGTCGGCCTTTCATGCGATGCCACCAGAGGCCGTCGCCACGATTCTCGGGTTCATGATCGAGTCCGAAGTCCTGTTCGAGGATGAGGGGCTGCTTGGGTTCGGCAAGCGTGGCGAGCAACTGTTCGGTCGGCAGCACTTCATGGACTTGGTCTCAGCTTTCACGGCCCCCCCGCTGTTCGTGATCCGGCATGGGCGCACAGAACTGGGGCAGGTCCATCCCTCGTCATTCCAAGAGCGCGAAGGACGCCCGCCGACGCTGTTGTTGGGGGGCCGGAGCTGGGTCATTCTCGAGATCGACTGGAATGCCCGGATTGCGTGGGTGGAGCCGACAAAGGAGGGCGGTAAATCGCGCTGGGAGGGATCCTCGCTCGCGCTACATGCCCCCCTTTGCCGCTCGATTCGTGCCGTCTTGGCGGGTGATCACGTGGAGGAGTGGCTATCGAATCGGGCTCGGGAGCTCTTCGCCAAGGTCCAGAGCGACCATGATTGGTGCCGAGAGGGCGAGACGGCGATCGTTCGGGATGTTCGGGGCCGCGTTCGGTGGTGGACCTTTGCGGGCATGCTCGCCAATCGCATGCTTGCAAATGGATTAGAGGCCCAAGGGCTGCCGGTTCGGAGCTTGGACAACTATTCGATTTCCTTTCGAGACGCGGATCCAGAAGCCGTTCGGGCGGCCCTATCGAACCTTTCTCCGGATAGCCTCACGCCAAATGTACCGGAGAAGGCGATTGATGAGTTGAAGTTTTCGGCCGCCCTGCCACCCACCATTGCCCAGCATGTTCTGGGCGAACGCTGGTCAGACTTGAATAGCGCTCAAGTTGCACAGGGTGAACCAAGCCGAGTCATCTATCACGCGACCAAGTGA
- the brxD gene encoding BREX system ATP-binding protein BrxD has product MTYDLDLSPQRRGELLDALRRGTVPATGLDALANGLERFVPVLTEELGVLRSGRGLFKALRGDYGCGKTFFARWFQEYAKREGFAAAEVQISEQETPLHRLETIYRRLIEHLSTADCRQGALRSIIDGWFYTLEEAVLASGEVSDDDEKRLLAATHALMEKRLVEVSRSAPAFSACLRAYREAVASGDNETAEGLIAWLGGQPNVAASVKRQAGIKGDLDHFAALSFLQGLLVVLRDSGHGGLVLVLDEIETLQRVRSDVREKSLNALRQLMDEIEAGRFPGLYLLITGTPAFYDGPQGVQRLAPLAQRLHVEFLDDARWDNPRAVQIRLPAFDMARLQQVGRRVRDLFAQNSAHADRVQTLVGDDYVADLAASVTGKLGGKVGVAPRIFLKKLVGEVLDRVDLFPDFDPRRDYRLNLSDSELSRVERAATEGGSVNAIELELEI; this is encoded by the coding sequence ATGACCTACGACCTCGATCTTAGCCCCCAACGTCGGGGCGAACTCCTCGATGCCCTGCGACGCGGCACCGTGCCGGCCACGGGGCTCGATGCGCTGGCTAATGGCCTCGAACGATTCGTTCCGGTCCTCACGGAAGAGCTCGGAGTCTTGCGCTCGGGACGGGGCCTCTTCAAGGCGCTCCGCGGTGATTACGGCTGTGGGAAGACGTTCTTCGCCCGATGGTTCCAGGAATATGCCAAGCGAGAGGGCTTCGCGGCCGCCGAGGTCCAAATCTCCGAGCAGGAGACGCCGTTGCATCGCCTGGAGACGATCTACCGGCGACTCATCGAACATCTAAGCACGGCGGACTGTCGCCAGGGGGCGCTGCGATCGATCATCGACGGCTGGTTCTACACGCTGGAGGAGGCGGTGCTCGCCAGCGGGGAAGTTTCCGATGATGACGAGAAGCGCCTGCTCGCCGCCACCCATGCGCTCATGGAAAAGCGCCTCGTGGAGGTGAGCCGATCGGCGCCGGCATTTTCCGCCTGCCTGCGAGCGTACCGCGAAGCCGTGGCCTCCGGCGACAATGAGACGGCCGAAGGCCTCATCGCATGGCTTGGAGGGCAACCCAACGTTGCGGCGAGCGTCAAGCGACAAGCGGGCATCAAGGGGGATCTCGACCACTTCGCGGCCTTGAGCTTCTTGCAGGGGCTGCTGGTCGTCCTGCGAGACTCGGGGCATGGGGGGCTCGTGCTTGTCCTCGACGAGATCGAGACCTTGCAGCGCGTCCGGTCGGATGTTCGCGAGAAGAGCCTCAATGCCCTTCGACAGCTCATGGACGAGATCGAGGCGGGGCGCTTCCCTGGCCTGTACCTGCTCATCACGGGGACGCCCGCCTTCTACGATGGCCCCCAGGGGGTCCAGCGTCTCGCGCCCCTCGCCCAGCGCCTTCACGTCGAGTTCCTGGATGATGCGCGCTGGGACAACCCCCGAGCCGTCCAGATACGCCTCCCGGCTTTCGATATGGCCCGGCTGCAGCAGGTCGGACGGCGGGTCCGCGACCTGTTCGCCCAGAACTCGGCGCACGCCGATCGGGTCCAGACCCTGGTCGGAGACGACTATGTCGCAGATCTCGCTGCATCGGTGACGGGGAAGTTGGGGGGAAAGGTGGGGGTCGCGCCACGAATCTTCCTCAAGAAGCTCGTCGGCGAGGTCCTGGACCGCGTGGACCTCTTCCCTGACTTCGATCCCCGTCGCGACTATCGCCTCAACCTCTCCGACTCCGAGCTCTCGCGTGTCGAGCGCGCGGCGACGGAGGGGGGCAGCGTCAATGCCATCGAGCTCGAGCTAGAGATTTGA
- the pglZ gene encoding BREX-2 system phosphatase PglZ, with protein MSALSGPQLSALIASLRAKRADASVIGVHAPDGWQGASELRVGNETWTVAVCETPLAVSVALSERPEASPMAVLTRLTEADLTQDILVRFPRRELVRLKPWELVQDRFRAKQLDPRLIKHTWMAECLLRLEPLGGYPPSPAGILSLDSAWDQVLKLELGLSTGRPDAAMVLAWSLDPLAMARYGALEPEVRAAIRSRFAETAGPLGNVLGAALEGASRDKLIAIGCVCEVLFASQAMAEPDGIRAQGRLESQIGDAALTPEMAKQWAVAAIGLLDDLSETQARTTLQHAEWLLADLKAEGFASLSSVLSMGFHARLGLFADRLEAAATGKSPASDVASLLQEVEAHRDARLHAERLERLKMAVRLARYVERNPSVAASASLSQAASRYRSEESFVDWARSQLIGGDEHAGVSKAISVLLKAVKSRREAQNREFACLLADWNLAPTASPDLMPIEQALTGLMAPLAEQAPLLVVVLDGMSMAVFRPVQESVERAGWCELGDPQGRRFPMLLTTLPSVTECGRSSLLSGSLKLGKSADEKSAFETHPDLVRLAPSAPPLLFHKAQIQDSAEFGLAPDLRAAISDRRRRVVGVVLNAVDDHLAKSDQVRLRWRLDQFRDLDALLHEARQAGRIVVLTSDHGHILEDGTALLPGDGAERWKSGGVAPADGELEVRGPRIQALLGRPDMLAPWSEGVRYAAKKNGYHGGATPQEMLVPVGVFGAGVLVSEEALAFKPLPSDVRPSWWSEWEPVVPAVPAAKPAKKAVLDPTALPLFAPFAAPLDSVSWVEALLQSSVYAHQKARAGKAGLAEDGMRKLLAALDKANFAMPRSQLGQALALSELRLRGCLTAAMKLVNVEGFRILDLDEAAQIVTLDLPLLKKQFQLP; from the coding sequence GTGAGCGCGCTTTCGGGTCCCCAGCTCTCGGCCCTCATTGCCTCGCTTCGCGCCAAGCGAGCGGATGCCTCCGTCATCGGGGTCCATGCGCCGGACGGCTGGCAAGGGGCTTCGGAGCTCCGGGTCGGAAACGAGACCTGGACGGTAGCCGTCTGCGAAACACCGCTGGCCGTGTCGGTTGCCCTATCTGAGCGTCCAGAGGCATCACCAATGGCCGTCCTTACCCGCTTGACCGAGGCCGACCTCACCCAAGACATTCTGGTCCGGTTCCCTCGCCGCGAGCTCGTAAGGCTCAAGCCGTGGGAGCTGGTGCAAGATCGCTTCCGGGCCAAGCAACTGGACCCGCGCCTGATCAAGCACACGTGGATGGCTGAATGCCTCTTGCGCCTCGAGCCGCTCGGCGGCTATCCGCCGTCTCCGGCCGGCATCTTGAGCCTGGATTCAGCCTGGGATCAGGTGCTGAAGCTGGAACTGGGACTATCGACGGGGCGGCCGGACGCCGCTATGGTTCTCGCGTGGAGCCTCGATCCGCTCGCGATGGCGCGATATGGCGCTCTCGAGCCAGAGGTGAGAGCGGCTATCCGCTCACGCTTTGCCGAGACCGCCGGCCCGCTCGGGAACGTTCTGGGCGCAGCGCTAGAAGGCGCCAGCCGCGACAAACTCATCGCCATTGGGTGCGTCTGCGAGGTCCTCTTCGCTTCGCAGGCGATGGCCGAACCGGATGGTATCCGTGCACAGGGCCGCCTGGAATCCCAGATCGGGGATGCCGCCTTGACCCCGGAGATGGCAAAACAGTGGGCAGTTGCAGCCATCGGGCTCCTGGACGACTTGTCCGAGACGCAGGCACGCACGACGCTGCAGCACGCGGAGTGGCTGCTTGCTGACCTCAAGGCGGAAGGCTTCGCTAGCTTGAGCTCCGTGCTGTCCATGGGCTTCCACGCGCGCCTCGGCCTCTTCGCCGATCGCCTCGAGGCAGCCGCCACAGGCAAGTCGCCGGCATCGGACGTGGCATCTCTCTTGCAGGAAGTCGAGGCCCATCGGGATGCGCGGCTTCATGCCGAGCGCCTTGAGCGCCTCAAGATGGCCGTTCGGCTCGCACGCTACGTGGAGCGCAACCCGAGCGTTGCGGCGAGCGCCTCGCTTTCCCAGGCCGCCTCGCGCTACCGGTCGGAAGAGAGCTTCGTCGACTGGGCGCGCTCGCAGCTCATCGGTGGCGATGAGCATGCGGGCGTCTCGAAGGCGATCTCGGTCCTGCTTAAAGCCGTCAAGTCGCGGCGCGAAGCCCAGAATCGGGAGTTCGCGTGCCTGCTTGCAGATTGGAACCTCGCGCCGACAGCGAGCCCGGACCTGATGCCCATTGAGCAAGCCCTTACCGGCCTCATGGCGCCCCTCGCTGAGCAGGCGCCCTTGCTCGTGGTGGTGCTCGACGGCATGAGCATGGCCGTTTTCCGCCCTGTCCAGGAGTCCGTGGAGCGCGCCGGCTGGTGCGAGCTCGGAGACCCGCAGGGAAGACGCTTTCCCATGCTCTTGACCACCTTGCCCAGCGTGACCGAGTGCGGGCGTTCGAGCTTGCTCTCAGGAAGCCTCAAGCTTGGCAAGAGCGCCGACGAAAAGAGCGCCTTCGAGACGCATCCCGACCTAGTTCGCCTGGCCCCCTCGGCACCCCCATTGCTCTTTCACAAGGCGCAGATCCAGGACTCCGCCGAGTTTGGCCTGGCCCCGGATCTTAGGGCAGCTATTTCGGATCGACGGCGCCGGGTGGTGGGCGTGGTGCTCAACGCCGTGGATGACCACCTCGCAAAGTCGGATCAGGTTCGCTTGCGCTGGCGACTCGACCAGTTCCGGGACCTTGATGCTCTCTTGCATGAAGCCCGGCAGGCAGGCCGGATCGTCGTGTTGACGAGCGACCATGGCCACATCCTTGAGGACGGTACGGCCTTGCTGCCGGGAGATGGTGCCGAACGCTGGAAGTCGGGAGGCGTGGCTCCCGCTGACGGTGAGCTTGAGGTCCGGGGGCCACGGATCCAGGCCCTTCTCGGCCGACCAGACATGCTTGCGCCCTGGAGCGAAGGTGTTAGGTACGCGGCCAAGAAGAACGGTTACCACGGCGGTGCAACACCGCAGGAGATGCTTGTGCCCGTCGGCGTGTTCGGAGCGGGAGTGCTTGTAAGCGAGGAGGCGTTGGCGTTCAAGCCGCTCCCTTCCGATGTGCGCCCTTCTTGGTGGTCCGAGTGGGAGCCTGTCGTTCCGGCTGTTCCCGCAGCCAAACCCGCCAAGAAAGCGGTCCTGGATCCGACCGCCTTGCCCCTGTTCGCACCGTTTGCTGCGCCACTAGACTCCGTGAGTTGGGTGGAAGCCTTGCTCCAGTCGAGCGTTTACGCGCATCAAAAGGCACGCGCCGGCAAGGCGGGCCTTGCGGAGGATGGCATGCGGAAACTGCTGGCCGCCTTAGACAAGGCCAACTTCGCGATGCCTCGCTCGCAGCTCGGACAGGCCTTGGCACTCTCCGAACTGCGCCTGCGGGGATGCCTGACCGCCGCCATGAAGCTCGTCAACGTAGAGGGGTTCCGCATCCTCGACCTGGATGAGGCGGCTCAAATCGTCACCTTGGATCTCCCCTTGCTCAAGAAGCAATTTCAGCTGCCATGA
- a CDS encoding phage resistance protein, with the protein MTTINEIFSIPERVHQGDFVLKLTDGVVHPEATLGSYVVTPQLAKCFEQAMSLVKSGLDANTSKGAYLHGSFGSGKSHFMAVLTLLLQNNPTARSVPELAGVVSQSNAWTEGRKFLVVPYHMIGARSLEAGILDQYAKYVAKVHPDAPTPGFYLADALFRDAQALRARMGDEAFFAALGSDEDSGWGSLASWDAETFDAALSAPATSDDRTRLVGKLVDTFFQQAKDLASHTDGGFVSLDEGLSIMSKHAQSLGYDAVILFLDELILWLASHASDIDFVNREGQKVAKLVEAQSSERPIPIVSFIARQRDLRELVGEHLPGAEQLGFADVLTWWNARFDEITLEDRNLPAIAEKRVLKPKSEEARRILDEAFAKTAKAREEIMSTLLTRNSNQDDFRKLYPFSPALVRALVSLSSVLQRERTALKLMIQLLVNKRDTLEVGEVVPVGDLFDVIQEGAEPFSKGMRLTFETAVKLYEQKLKPMLEEEHQVTAEAVADGTALADVAKRFTNDARLIKTLILASLAPDVEVLGNLTPLRLAALNHGTIKSPIAGQEAQIVLRKFQAWAARVGEIKISGEGPNPTIALQLSGVDTDAILENAKSADNTSNRIAKIKELLFEQFKEVAQEGFFNRKEILWRGTRRTIDLTFANVREMTAEALKTQSEGWRVVIDYPFDRDDHGPKDDRAKVLEVQESGEATRTLVWLPSFFNRPAMEDLGKLVVIEYLLQGTKLQENSANLTQLEREQARLLLDNQRQQLRQRIINCLLEGYGIAQMRTNGIDHALELDEHYWSLMPGFKPQPPVGSGFQDCLQHLCEQALDHDYPDHPRFETEIKRPSLKRVLEVVLKATQEKDGRIEVDRTVRDEMRKIAVPLKLGAMGETHFVLGDEWKSFFTRKCSEKGIAAPSVRQLREWLDEPQPRGLSTELQNLSILVFAAQTNRIFHMNGVTVTPSMEDLQNAYELREQALPDEETWRVAASRAANLFGSTVSSLPSATNVAKLIEELKAKPQALQMPVSLYLKELQTRLAERRLQPSDSARHQTAQAAHGLLSALSTAGKDAVVETFAKTPLNVPEAALAVAMAKAEALHRTLEGGPWSTFELLTNVPEEKAKPVFDLINEALRCDEHVHKLSDKLKEAERLTHRILKELIPPPPPPAPPLPKGKKRQVVQPRQEKVAMPAAEAATLLMDLVNQLKSAPPETEIDITWAVYQMVEAK; encoded by the coding sequence ATGACGACTATCAACGAAATCTTCTCTATCCCCGAGCGCGTCCACCAGGGCGACTTCGTCCTCAAGCTCACCGACGGCGTGGTTCACCCGGAGGCGACCCTCGGGTCCTACGTGGTCACACCCCAGCTCGCCAAGTGCTTCGAGCAGGCCATGAGCCTGGTCAAGAGCGGGCTGGATGCCAACACCAGCAAGGGCGCATACCTTCATGGAAGCTTTGGTAGCGGTAAGAGCCACTTCATGGCGGTCCTTACCCTGCTACTGCAGAACAATCCGACTGCCCGCTCTGTCCCTGAGCTAGCGGGTGTTGTCAGCCAGAGCAATGCGTGGACCGAGGGCAGGAAATTCCTCGTCGTGCCCTACCACATGATCGGGGCACGGAGCCTCGAGGCGGGCATCCTGGACCAGTACGCCAAGTACGTGGCCAAGGTCCATCCCGACGCCCCCACCCCGGGCTTCTACCTGGCCGACGCGCTCTTCCGCGACGCCCAGGCCCTGCGCGCGCGCATGGGCGACGAGGCCTTCTTTGCCGCGTTAGGATCGGATGAGGACTCCGGCTGGGGCAGCCTGGCTTCATGGGATGCGGAGACCTTCGATGCGGCCCTCAGCGCCCCGGCGACCTCGGACGACCGGACACGCCTAGTCGGTAAGCTGGTGGACACCTTCTTCCAGCAGGCTAAGGACCTGGCGAGCCACACGGACGGAGGCTTCGTCTCCCTGGACGAAGGCCTCTCCATCATGTCCAAGCATGCGCAGTCCTTGGGCTACGACGCGGTCATTCTATTCCTCGACGAGCTGATCCTGTGGCTCGCGAGCCATGCCTCGGACATCGACTTCGTCAATCGCGAGGGCCAGAAGGTCGCGAAGCTGGTGGAGGCCCAGTCTTCGGAGCGCCCCATCCCCATCGTCAGCTTCATCGCGCGCCAGCGGGACCTGCGCGAGCTGGTGGGTGAGCACCTGCCCGGCGCCGAGCAGCTCGGCTTCGCGGACGTCCTCACGTGGTGGAACGCCCGCTTCGACGAGATTACCCTTGAGGACCGTAACCTCCCGGCCATCGCCGAGAAGCGCGTCCTCAAGCCCAAGTCCGAAGAGGCCCGACGCATCCTGGACGAGGCCTTCGCCAAGACCGCCAAGGCTCGGGAAGAAATCATGAGCACCCTGCTCACCCGGAATAGCAACCAGGACGACTTCCGCAAGCTCTACCCCTTCAGCCCCGCGCTGGTCCGGGCATTAGTCTCTCTCTCGTCGGTCCTGCAACGCGAGCGCACGGCGCTCAAGCTGATGATCCAGCTTTTGGTCAACAAGCGTGATACCCTCGAAGTGGGCGAGGTCGTGCCCGTGGGCGATCTCTTCGACGTCATCCAGGAGGGGGCTGAACCCTTCTCCAAGGGGATGCGCCTAACCTTCGAGACGGCCGTGAAGCTCTACGAGCAGAAGCTCAAGCCCATGCTCGAGGAGGAGCATCAGGTCACCGCCGAGGCTGTGGCCGATGGCACCGCTCTAGCTGACGTCGCCAAGCGCTTCACCAACGACGCCCGCTTGATCAAGACCCTGATCCTGGCGAGCCTGGCTCCGGACGTCGAGGTGCTCGGCAACCTCACCCCGCTGCGCCTCGCTGCGCTCAACCACGGCACGATCAAGTCTCCGATCGCAGGACAGGAGGCTCAGATTGTCCTGCGCAAGTTCCAGGCATGGGCGGCGAGGGTCGGTGAGATCAAGATCTCCGGCGAGGGGCCAAACCCGACCATCGCCCTCCAGCTCTCGGGGGTCGATACCGATGCGATCCTCGAAAACGCCAAGAGCGCGGACAACACCAGCAACCGCATCGCCAAGATCAAGGAGTTGCTCTTCGAACAGTTCAAGGAAGTGGCCCAAGAAGGCTTCTTCAACCGCAAAGAGATCCTCTGGCGGGGCACCCGGCGCACGATCGATTTGACGTTCGCCAACGTCCGCGAAATGACTGCCGAAGCTCTGAAGACTCAGTCGGAAGGCTGGCGGGTGGTCATCGACTACCCCTTCGACCGGGACGACCATGGCCCGAAGGACGATCGCGCCAAGGTGCTGGAGGTTCAGGAGTCGGGCGAGGCTACGCGCACGCTCGTGTGGCTACCATCCTTCTTCAACCGGCCTGCCATGGAAGACCTTGGCAAGCTGGTCGTGATTGAGTACCTGCTCCAGGGGACCAAGCTACAGGAGAACAGCGCCAACCTCACCCAGCTTGAGCGTGAACAAGCAAGACTCCTGCTCGACAATCAGCGCCAGCAACTGCGGCAGCGCATCATCAACTGCTTGCTCGAAGGGTATGGCATCGCTCAGATGCGGACCAACGGGATCGATCATGCGCTCGAGCTCGATGAGCACTACTGGTCCCTGATGCCGGGCTTCAAGCCCCAACCGCCGGTAGGGTCCGGCTTCCAGGACTGCCTTCAGCATCTGTGCGAGCAGGCCCTCGATCATGACTATCCCGACCATCCCCGCTTCGAGACGGAGATCAAGCGCCCCAGCCTCAAGAGGGTCCTGGAAGTCGTACTGAAGGCCACCCAGGAGAAGGACGGCCGCATCGAGGTCGATCGCACTGTCCGGGATGAGATGCGCAAGATAGCCGTTCCCCTCAAGCTCGGGGCCATGGGCGAGACTCACTTCGTTCTGGGCGACGAATGGAAGAGCTTCTTCACCCGAAAGTGTTCCGAAAAGGGCATTGCGGCTCCGTCGGTTCGACAGCTGAGGGAGTGGCTCGATGAGCCGCAACCGCGCGGCTTAAGCACTGAGCTGCAAAACCTCTCGATCCTGGTCTTCGCTGCCCAGACCAACCGGATCTTCCACATGAACGGCGTCACCGTGACGCCCTCCATGGAAGACCTCCAGAATGCCTACGAGCTGCGCGAGCAGGCGCTACCCGACGAGGAGACCTGGCGTGTGGCAGCCAGCCGTGCAGCCAACTTGTTCGGCTCGACGGTGTCGTCCTTGCCCAGCGCCACCAACGTCGCCAAGCTCATCGAGGAGCTCAAGGCCAAGCCTCAAGCTCTCCAGATGCCTGTGAGCCTCTACCTCAAGGAGCTCCAGACCCGTCTTGCAGAGCGACGGCTTCAGCCTTCCGACTCGGCACGTCACCAAACGGCCCAGGCCGCCCACGGCCTGTTGAGCGCTCTGAGCACGGCCGGCAAGGACGCGGTGGTCGAGACCTTCGCCAAGACTCCGCTCAACGTCCCCGAGGCGGCTCTAGCCGTCGCGATGGCCAAGGCCGAGGCGCTGCACCGAACCCTCGAGGGGGGGCCATGGAGCACCTTCGAGCTCCTGACCAACGTTCCCGAGGAAAAGGCGAAGCCCGTCTTCGATCTCATCAACGAGGCGTTGCGCTGTGACGAGCATGTCCACAAGCTCTCGGACAAGCTCAAGGAGGCTGAGCGTCTTACCCACCGCATCCTCAAGGAGCTGATCCCCCCGCCCCCGCCTCCCGCGCCTCCCCTGCCGAAGGGCAAGAAGCGCCAAGTGGTCCAGCCCCGACAAGAGAAGGTCGCCATGCCAGCCGCCGAGGCTGCCACGCTGCTCATGGACCTCGTAAACCAGCTGAAGTCGGCTCCCCCCGAGACCGAGATCGACATCACCTGGGCCGTTTACCAGATGGTGGAGGCTAAGTGA